The following proteins are encoded in a genomic region of Helicobacter macacae MIT 99-5501:
- the kcuS gene encoding KCU-star family selenoprotein encodes MQDKFYPPVPLHKYQTKASKILETLRAWYKKSDRFFHLLVGMPSYDKYVEHMRTKHPEREIKSQAEFFKEALEARYNGGVNRCC; translated from the coding sequence ATGCAAGATAAATTCTACCCACCTGTCCCACTACACAAATACCAAACCAAAGCCTCCAAAATCCTAGAAACACTTCGAGCGTGGTATAAAAAAAGCGATAGGTTTTTCCACCTGCTAGTAGGAATGCCAAGCTATGACAAATATGTCGAGCACATGCGCACAAAGCACCCCGAGCGCGAAATCAAAAGCCAAGCCGAGTTTTTCAAAGAAGCACTAGAAGCAAGGTATAATGGTGGCGTAAATCGCTGCTGCTAA
- a CDS encoding carbon starvation CstA family protein, translated as MKATKLAEYAVWLLAALVGGWYFGVLALNAGEEVSATKIVVASICIYAIGYRFYSKFIAQKVFGLNDSRATPAVINNDGKDFVPTNKVVLFGHHFAAIAGAGPLVGPILAAQMGYLPSMIWLLVGVVLGGAVHDFTVLFISMRRNGRSLGEIIKEEMGKVTGSIAMIGIFFIMLIIVAILAMVVVNALADSPWGLFTIAMTIPIAIFMGIYMRYIRPGRVGEVSIIGFVLLLLALYYGQAVSVPTHPWHELFKLSKTTLALLTIGYGFIASVLPVWLLLAPRDYLSTFLKIGVIVAMAAGILLVNPMLHIPKVSTFIDGTGPVFAGPIFPFLFITIACGAISGFHALISSGTTPKMLEKETHSRPIGYGSMLMESLVGIMALIAACILEPELYFAVNSPLAILDPMAKSALGADIATIESSLKTILQNGGFTLTPSLLDSGAAGAFIADTARSIGEETLVSRTGGAPTFALGLTLIMQKLSGGHLEFWYHFAILFEALFILTAVDAGTRTGRFLIQDILGNIYKPMQDTKSIFYGTLASLICVAGWGYLLYQGAIDPMGGIHTLWPLFGASNQMLAGIALLLGTVVLFKMGKAKYSWVTIIPAFWVLLTTLYAAFQKLLPSNGERVHDAVSHIATAQKQFAIQDKAKEAIANLQQMGADALAQVDGKTLEQWQAVLEKATTIARNHTLDAVLCALFICVTFVVIFQAIKICYLTATGKGEKFPLREEPFFDAKRYDATPN; from the coding sequence ATGAAAGCTACAAAGTTGGCAGAATACGCTGTATGGCTACTTGCAGCCCTTGTGGGTGGCTGGTATTTTGGCGTGCTAGCACTCAATGCTGGCGAGGAAGTGAGCGCGACAAAAATCGTAGTCGCCTCTATTTGTATTTACGCGATAGGCTATCGCTTTTATAGCAAGTTTATTGCACAAAAGGTGTTTGGGCTAAATGATTCTCGCGCCACACCTGCGGTGATAAACAATGACGGCAAAGACTTTGTGCCTACAAACAAAGTCGTGCTTTTTGGGCATCATTTTGCTGCTATCGCAGGGGCTGGACCGCTTGTAGGACCTATCCTTGCTGCACAAATGGGCTATCTCCCCTCTATGATATGGCTACTTGTGGGCGTGGTGCTAGGTGGAGCGGTGCACGATTTTACAGTGCTGTTTATCTCTATGCGTAGAAACGGACGCTCACTAGGGGAAATCATCAAAGAAGAGATGGGCAAAGTTACAGGTTCTATCGCGATGATTGGGATATTTTTCATTATGCTAATCATCGTAGCGATTTTGGCTATGGTGGTGGTAAATGCCCTTGCTGATTCTCCTTGGGGGCTATTTACGATTGCTATGACGATTCCTATCGCGATTTTTATGGGAATCTATATGCGCTATATCCGCCCTGGGCGCGTAGGCGAAGTGAGTATCATAGGCTTTGTGCTATTGCTTTTGGCACTATATTATGGACAGGCTGTCTCTGTGCCTACTCACCCTTGGCACGAGCTTTTCAAACTTAGCAAGACGACTTTAGCACTCCTTACCATTGGATATGGATTTATCGCTAGTGTGCTTCCTGTGTGGCTGTTGCTTGCTCCGCGCGACTATCTAAGCACATTCCTAAAAATCGGTGTTATCGTGGCTATGGCAGCGGGGATTTTGCTAGTAAATCCTATGCTACATATCCCAAAAGTTAGCACATTTATCGATGGGACAGGACCTGTGTTTGCAGGACCGATTTTTCCATTCCTTTTCATTACCATTGCTTGCGGTGCGATTAGTGGATTTCACGCGCTCATTTCTAGCGGGACTACTCCTAAGATGCTAGAGAAAGAGACACATTCTCGCCCTATCGGCTATGGCTCTATGCTTATGGAATCTCTAGTAGGGATAATGGCACTAATCGCAGCGTGTATCCTAGAGCCCGAGCTATACTTCGCAGTAAACTCTCCCCTAGCTATCCTAGACCCTATGGCAAAATCCGCACTAGGCGCAGACATCGCTACCATAGAATCTAGCCTAAAGACTATCTTGCAAAATGGCGGCTTCACTCTCACGCCCTCACTCCTAGATAGCGGTGCTGCAGGTGCGTTTATCGCAGATACAGCTAGGAGCATAGGCGAGGAGACTTTGGTATCTCGCACAGGTGGTGCGCCTACTTTCGCGCTAGGGCTTACACTCATTATGCAAAAACTTAGCGGAGGACATTTGGAGTTTTGGTATCACTTTGCGATTTTGTTTGAAGCGTTGTTTATCCTTACTGCTGTGGATGCGGGCACTCGCACAGGTAGATTCCTTATCCAAGATATTTTGGGCAATATCTACAAACCTATGCAAGACACCAAGTCGATTTTCTATGGCACGCTTGCTTCACTTATCTGCGTGGCAGGCTGGGGCTACCTACTCTATCAAGGCGCGATAGACCCTATGGGTGGGATTCACACACTTTGGCCACTATTTGGTGCAAGCAACCAAATGCTAGCAGGAATCGCGCTACTTCTTGGCACGGTGGTGCTATTTAAAATGGGCAAGGCAAAATACAGCTGGGTTACGATTATCCCTGCATTTTGGGTGCTTCTAACCACACTTTATGCCGCATTTCAAAAGCTACTGCCAAGCAATGGAGAGAGGGTGCACGATGCGGTTAGCCATATCGCCACTGCACAAAAGCAGTTCGCTATCCAAGACAAAGCAAAAGAGGCGATTGCAAATCTTCAGCAAATGGGCGCAGACGCACTAGCACAAGTCGATGGCAAGACTTTGGAGCAATGGCAAGCAGTGCTTGAGAAAGCCACTACCATAGCGCGAAATCACACACTCGATGCCGTGCTTTGCGCACTATTTATCTGCGTAACCTTTGTGGTGATATTTCAAGCGATTAAAATCTGCTACCTCACAGCCACAGGCAAGGGAGAAAAATTCCCATTGCGCGAAGAGCCGTTTTTTGACGCGAAGCGATATGACGCGACACCCAACTAA
- a CDS encoding NFACT family protein, with amino-acid sequence MNLAQLKALSAYMSSFSRLYHAKRIQDSTIKLECVGDLGVSQNLATKNLTQAPQAQYSHQLSLAKSTQESQEPLNPLESLPKSKNPFYKEVFYIDLSRGESSAYIAPSPLIAAKKYSAPFDIVLSRLNGAEILSCEVVGEDRILRLHLDIRSAYKREEAYLQLEFCGKHTNAIILDSRFVVLEALRHISPLKSTRPIKIHSPLPPMPHNPNPPKPNCQDFGDDFSAQATQVAQTIKEMLLSNYAKKSQKSLQLAKSALLAKLTKQKHTLQAKLDSLQSPDELEESAKNLNADATLALAHIARIKPYTKEVILPSLALDTADERTISLPKAPTPQEAINQMFRESKKLAKRAKNIHLESSNLESKIAFVSQEIDFVKSTQNLDTLKILKPKKTKTKDAQVGRTLFIEGFKLSIGRNKSENKTLLENARADDMWLHIRDVPSSHLFIHCGKQALPETILQKAGEILVGMCAKGERDFFIDYTRRRFVKVGEGANVVYAKQKSFFVRKSN; translated from the coding sequence ATGAATCTAGCCCAGCTAAAGGCTTTGAGCGCGTATATGTCTAGCTTTTCTAGGCTATATCACGCAAAGCGTATCCAAGATAGCACTATAAAGCTAGAGTGCGTAGGGGACTTGGGAGTATCACAAAATCTTGCAACCAAAAACCTCACACAAGCCCCACAAGCCCAATATTCCCACCAACTCTCGCTAGCAAAATCCACCCAAGAATCCCAAGAGCCACTAAACCCCCTAGAATCTCTGCCAAAATCCAAAAATCCTTTTTACAAAGAAGTGTTCTATATTGACTTATCTCGTGGAGAATCTAGCGCGTATATCGCTCCCTCCCCACTCATCGCTGCCAAAAAATACTCCGCCCCCTTTGATATAGTCCTCTCAAGGCTAAATGGCGCGGAGATTTTATCCTGCGAGGTGGTGGGAGAGGATAGGATTTTGCGCCTGCATTTAGACATTCGCTCTGCTTATAAGCGTGAGGAGGCGTATTTGCAGCTAGAGTTTTGCGGCAAGCACACAAACGCGATTATTTTGGATTCGCGCTTTGTGGTGCTTGAGGCACTGCGCCATATTTCCCCGCTAAAATCCACTCGCCCTATCAAAATCCACTCCCCACTTCCACCGATGCCGCACAACCCAAACCCTCCCAAACCAAATTGCCAAGATTTTGGCGATGACTTTAGCGCGCAAGCTACCCAAGTTGCCCAAACTATCAAAGAAATGCTTTTGTCAAACTACGCTAAGAAGTCTCAAAAATCCCTGCAACTAGCCAAATCCGCCCTACTAGCTAAGCTAACAAAACAAAAGCACACCCTGCAAGCTAAGCTAGATAGCTTGCAAAGCCCAGATGAGCTAGAAGAGAGCGCGAAAAATCTAAATGCCGATGCCACCCTCGCCCTAGCGCATATAGCACGCATAAAACCATACACAAAAGAAGTGATTTTGCCCTCCCTAGCACTAGACACAGCAGATGAGCGCACCATATCCCTGCCAAAAGCACCCACCCCACAAGAGGCGATAAACCAAATGTTTAGAGAATCCAAAAAGCTAGCCAAACGCGCAAAAAATATCCACCTAGAATCTAGCAACCTAGAATCCAAAATCGCCTTTGTATCCCAAGAAATCGACTTTGTCAAATCCACCCAAAACCTAGACACGCTAAAAATCCTAAAACCAAAAAAAACCAAGACAAAAGACGCTCAAGTAGGGCGCACGCTTTTTATCGAGGGCTTCAAGCTCTCCATAGGACGCAACAAAAGCGAAAACAAAACCCTGCTAGAAAACGCCCGCGCTGATGATATGTGGCTACACATAAGAGATGTTCCCTCTTCACATTTGTTTATCCACTGTGGCAAGCAAGCATTGCCAGAGACTATCTTGCAAAAAGCAGGCGAAATCCTAGTAGGAATGTGTGCCAAAGGCGAGAGGGATTTTTTCATAGACTACACTAGGCGGCGATTTGTCAAAGTAGGCGAGGGCGCAAATGTAGTCTATGCCAAGCAAAAAAGTTTTTTTGTGCGCAAGTCAAACTAG
- a CDS encoding DNA repair protein RecN — translation MITKLSIESSPIFGNLELRFREGFCVFSGASGSGKSVLMESLLSCFGLREPNAPNIETDLLLSPAFLEQLGLEGELLNIKIVKKDKTRYFVNFAPIAKKTLSDLLGQHIKHIHSRGGDELDLCSLVSLLDSYCEKSHPTHRETLQRLSTEFDTLKEAKSALKDLESKEAHTAQLKEIAEFEINKISTLSPKEGEYENLLALKKTLSHKEKIKEAIAKAQEAFSHTNEILSALNTLNIKQDLQDEAKKADMTADEANEIDEVRTHLSQSLNDAQSLLEREQSRLDELDEIDSEAMLHRISALSELIHRYGSISNALSALESKKAELETLQNFESHKKQLHSQIATLQSSLQSLCESLNQNRAKSLPTLQSHLEQLCSELKLPSSSVSLSPKELDSSGDLGVEIRLANSSIDTLSAGEFNRLRLAIMCLRARLNKAQGVLILDEIDANLSGEESEGVAKVLKELSKSYQVFAISHQTNMPSLADAHFLVEKGKEKSSITLLNYEGRVRELARMVSGANITNEAIEFAKTRLSEYVKGGENLPS, via the coding sequence ATGATTACCAAACTTAGCATAGAGTCCTCCCCCATTTTTGGCAATCTTGAGTTGAGATTTAGAGAGGGATTTTGCGTATTTAGCGGGGCTAGTGGCAGTGGCAAATCCGTGCTTATGGAGTCGCTACTCTCTTGCTTTGGCTTGCGCGAGCCAAACGCACCAAATATCGAAACAGACTTGCTTCTATCACCTGCGTTTTTGGAGCAGCTTGGGCTAGAGGGCGAGCTACTAAACATAAAAATCGTAAAAAAAGACAAAACACGATATTTTGTAAATTTCGCCCCCATAGCAAAAAAAACGCTTAGCGATTTGCTAGGGCAGCATATCAAGCATATCCACTCACGCGGTGGCGATGAGCTAGACTTATGCAGCCTTGTGTCCCTGCTCGATAGCTATTGTGAGAAGTCCCACCCCACTCATAGAGAGACGCTACAACGATTGAGCACAGAGTTTGACACACTAAAGGAAGCAAAATCCGCCCTAAAAGATTTAGAATCAAAAGAAGCCCACACCGCCCAGCTAAAAGAAATCGCAGAATTTGAAATCAACAAAATCTCCACCCTAAGCCCAAAAGAGGGCGAATACGAAAATCTACTAGCACTAAAAAAAACCCTCTCCCACAAAGAAAAAATCAAAGAAGCCATAGCAAAAGCCCAAGAAGCCTTTAGCCACACAAATGAGATTCTCTCCGCCCTAAATACCCTAAATATCAAGCAAGATTTGCAAGATGAGGCAAAAAAAGCAGATATGACGGCAGATGAAGCAAATGAGATAGATGAGGTGCGCACTCATCTAAGTCAATCCCTAAATGACGCCCAGAGCCTCCTAGAGCGCGAGCAAAGCAGGCTAGATGAGCTAGATGAGATTGACAGCGAGGCTATGCTTCATCGCATCTCTGCTTTGAGTGAGCTTATCCACCGCTATGGTAGCATAAGCAATGCCCTTAGCGCACTAGAATCCAAAAAAGCCGAGCTAGAAACCCTCCAAAACTTTGAATCCCACAAAAAGCAGCTCCACAGCCAAATCGCCACTTTGCAATCCTCGCTACAATCCCTCTGCGAGAGCCTAAACCAAAATCGAGCCAAATCCCTCCCCACCCTGCAATCCCACCTAGAGCAGCTCTGCTCCGAGCTAAAGCTACCAAGCTCAAGTGTGAGCCTAAGCCCAAAAGAGCTAGATTCTAGTGGCGATTTGGGAGTGGAGATACGACTAGCAAATAGCAGTATAGATACACTTTCAGCAGGTGAGTTTAACCGACTGCGATTAGCCATAATGTGCCTACGCGCTAGGCTAAACAAAGCACAAGGCGTGCTTATCCTAGATGAGATTGATGCAAATTTGAGCGGGGAGGAGAGCGAGGGCGTAGCAAAGGTGCTAAAAGAGCTTTCCAAATCCTACCAAGTCTTTGCCATTTCTCATCAGACAAATATGCCAAGCCTTGCCGATGCGCACTTCCTAGTAGAGAAAGGCAAAGAAAAATCCAGCATAACACTTCTCAACTACGAGGGGCGCGTGCGTGAGCTAGCTAGAATGGTAAGCGGGGCAAATATCACAAATGAGGCAATCGAGTTTGCCAAAACCCGCTTAAGCGAGTATGTCAAAGGCGGGGAAAATCTACCTAGTTAA
- a CDS encoding NAD(+)/NADH kinase: protein MKNSSQKANPPIKRVALLVRPRSPQLKQKVEDILDTLSASGIQALIERENGEVLGLSSKYELASISEILGVQDFAKPSQQAQKSTQKSSRESTEKSPHKPAKKPKSDFCADFPSHSSLSTFLPKVDALISIGGDGTLISAVHKSVGSRLPIFGINMGHLGFLTAINPSELESFAKDLAQGNYVLDSHKLLEGRIVRPNGEISQPFYALNEILITKKDISGMIHIDAMIEGEFCNSYRADGLIIATPTGSSAYNISAGGSVVHPRCQVLLLTPVCAHSLTQRPMVISDEWELAFRIHSTHISPSKDSAKLIKTGIKTLQNQDIEDIEGMIMIDGQQCASFKKGEVLEVRASTQVNLIQHPNRSYFAILREKFGLGSRI from the coding sequence ATGAAAAACTCCTCCCAAAAAGCAAACCCCCCCATAAAGCGCGTAGCTCTGCTTGTGCGCCCCCGCTCCCCACAGCTAAAGCAAAAAGTAGAGGACATACTAGATACCCTATCCGCTAGTGGCATACAAGCACTCATAGAGAGAGAAAACGGCGAGGTTTTGGGACTATCTAGCAAGTATGAGCTAGCAAGTATAAGCGAGATTTTGGGCGTGCAAGACTTTGCAAAGCCCTCACAACAAGCCCAAAAATCTACCCAAAAATCCTCTAGAGAATCCACCGAGAAATCCCCCCACAAGCCCGCAAAAAAGCCAAAATCCGATTTTTGCGCTGATTTTCCTTCCCATAGCTCTTTAAGCACATTTTTGCCAAAAGTCGATGCCCTCATCAGCATAGGTGGCGATGGCACGCTCATATCTGCGGTGCACAAAAGCGTAGGAAGTCGCTTGCCTATCTTTGGGATAAATATGGGGCATTTAGGATTTCTAACCGCGATAAATCCAAGCGAACTAGAATCTTTCGCCAAAGATTTGGCACAGGGCAACTATGTGCTTGACTCCCACAAGCTCCTAGAGGGCAGGATAGTGCGCCCAAATGGCGAAATCTCCCAACCATTTTACGCGCTAAATGAAATCCTAATCACAAAAAAAGACATATCAGGTATGATTCATATCGATGCGATGATAGAGGGCGAGTTTTGCAATAGCTACCGCGCAGATGGGCTTATCATCGCTACTCCCACAGGCTCTAGTGCGTATAATATCTCTGCAGGTGGCTCTGTGGTGCATCCGCGATGCCAAGTGCTTTTGCTCACCCCTGTGTGTGCCCACTCACTTACCCAACGCCCTATGGTGATAAGCGATGAGTGGGAGCTAGCATTTCGCATACACAGCACGCATATAAGCCCTAGCAAAGACAGCGCAAAGCTCATAAAAACAGGCATAAAAACCCTGCAAAATCAAGACATAGAAGACATAGAGGGAATGATAATGATAGATGGGCAACAATGCGCTAGCTTCAAAAAAGGCGAGGTGCTAGAAGTGAGAGCAAGCACTCAAGTAAATCTTATCCAGCACCCAAACCGTAGCTATTTTGCGATACTGCGCGAAAAATTTGGCTTAGGAAGCAGAATCTAA